Genomic window (Oryza sativa Japonica Group chromosome 3, ASM3414082v1):
AAGGTGGCGGCctaggcggaggcggtggtcttggtggcggaggtggcGCAGGTGGTGGTTTCGGTGGAGGGCTTGGTCATGGTGGTGGCCTTGGCGGTGGGTTCGGTGGTGGGAAGGGCGGTGGTcttggcggaggcggcggtctTGGTGGTGGAgccggtggaggtggagggctTGGTAGTGGTGGTGGGCTAGGTGGCGGAGCTGGTGGTGGCCTCGGTGGTGGTgcaggtggaggtggcggacttggtggtggtgctggaggAGGACTTGGCGGTggagccggtggtggtggtggtgttggagGAGGCCTCGGTGGTGGTGCCGGAGGTGGGCTTGGTAGTGGTgctggcggaggcggtggacttggtggtggtgcaggtggaggtggcggacttggtggtggtgctggaggAGGACTTGGCGGTggagccggtggtggtggtggtgccggaGGTGGGCTTGGTGGTGGTgctggcggaggcggtggactTGGTGGTGGTGCAGGAGGCGGCCTTGGTGGGGGTGCCGGTGGAGGTGGCGGGCTTAGCGGTGGTGCAGGGGGAGGACTCGGTGGTGGTGCTGGtgccggtggaggtggtggactCGGTGGTGGCaccggaggaggtggtggactCGGTGGTGGCaccggaggaggtggtggactAGGTGGTGGTGCCGGAGGCGGTCTTGGTGGTGGTGCAGGAGCAGGGGGAGGGCTAGGTGGCGGTGCTGGtgccggtggaggtggtggactcggtggtggcgccggaggaggtggcggactAGGCGGTGGTGCTGGAGGCGGTCTTGGTGGTGGTGCAGGAGCAGGGGGAGGGCTAGGTGGCGGTGCTGGtgccggtggaggtggtggactcggtggtggcgccggaggaggtggcggactAGGCGGTGGTGCCGGAGGCGGTCTTGGTGGTGGTGCAGGAGCAGGGGGAGGGCTAGGTGGCGGTGCTGGTaccggtggaggtggtggactcggtggtggtgctggaggaggtggtggactAGGCGGTGGTGCCGGAGGCGGCCTTGGTGGTGGTGCAGGAGCCGGTGGTGGGTTTGGAGGCGGTGCCGGTGCTGGTGGAGGTGGCGGACTTGGTGGTGGcgccggaggaggtggcggactAGATGGTGGTGCTGGAGGTGGTGCAGAAGCGGGTGGTGGGTttggtggtggtgctggtgctggtACAGGTGGAGGTGGCGGACTCGGCGGTGGtgctggaggaggtggcggactTGGTGGTGGCGCCGGAGGCGGCCTTGGTGGTGGTGCAGGAGCAGGCGGTGGCTTTGGGGGCGGCAAAGGTGGTGGCTTCGGCGGGGGGCTCGGTGGCAGCAGCGGTAGTGGTTTCGGTGGTGGGTTTGGTGCTGGTGGTGGAGCCGGAGGTGGTGCTGGTGCGGGTTTCGGcgggggcgccggtgcgggtggtggtggagggctaggtgccggaggcggaggtggtggaggtttcggtggcggaggcggcgttgGCGGGAAGCTGTGAGAAGTAATGCATGCACTTTGACATGCATACGTACTCGGTTGTATGATGCATATAGATggttatacatacatatatatacagataTACTATATGATTGGCTAATAAGTAATAGCTGATCTTGTACTTTATTTAAGTTTTAACGATCTTGTTAGTTTGTCTTTATGATTTACTTATTCATCTTGTTGGTATGGGAATAAACTAGTAAATTCTACTGTACATTTGCACTAGTTTGTTCTTTCCCATTCCCTATatatcaaaataaattaaattacaaaggtagctatatatatttatgaacTGGAGAGCTCAGGTATATATAAATGGAACATTTGTTAGTCCTCGCTGACACGCCATATATGACAACGAATCCTCTCCtaggttcaatttttttttgacggagggagtagttaagaAAACATCTCTCGTAGAGTAAATTTGTAAAGATAAGCGCAAGAATGTAAATGGGGAGTTGAAGTTTATGAgggtgacaaatagttaaatttcagCCTTCTAACGTCCTAGAAGGACCCATTAGAGTGAAAGTGGATTTTTATTCCTCGATAGGACATCCCCTTATTTTATGCATggtgtttaaaaaatcattaattttttttaaaaaatgtcaaGATAGATCTAAAATTCGACTTGTACGAtttgaaacaaataaaataacaaatttaaccaTGAATGACACGTTATATTCattgttaaatttgttatttttgtttctacttatataagttggatttgatcgtgcatgtttatgaagtgacatatcatatattgatttatctttctgaattgttttaacttttttgaTGATTTTTAGGTGACATAAAAAATGAGGGGCGTCCCCTTATGGGGATGAATAGAGTTTCCCCTTTGAAGTAGCCATTTCACACTAGATCGCTTTAGGAACCGAATTAAAAGTAGCAGAAATAATATATTTAGGGCATATAATATACACATGAAAATTAAATGTGATGTTCTATGCACTGGACAGTCATAAACCGAGCAATGTGCCTCAGTTCTAACTTGTAAGCAATAAAATGCGCAAGTTCATTTCGAGCTCATGATCAACAAATTAAATCTGCCATCTTCCTACTGCAAAGACACCAATCGTTCCAGTGCGCTTCCGTTTCGATTAGAAGTTTAGAACTCTTGACACCATGGTTACGGCTAGCCGGCCCAGAGCATGCATGCACACGCACATACATGTTACTACGTTTCTCTTTTTGGTTGGATATGATCAGTAGTAGTACGCCGGGAGCCACTCCTTGCCGTTGATGAAGTCGATGTTGATGAACTTGTCGGCCTCCTCCTGGGTGAGCTGCCGCGACCACGGCTCGCGCTTCGTCGCTTCGGAGCCCGGCCCGGTGCAGTTGAACTCCCCGAGCATCACGTGGCTGCACGCAACGCAAAAGCACGTACGcacgcaacaacaacaacatcgcATCAGCCATGCATGCACCAccggtcgatcgatcgaagGTGGTGAGATATGTGTAGTGATCACgctatatatatgattttatatTACTCGGTGGATCCGGTGTAGCCGTAGCTGGTCCAGCCGGCCGGGTTGATGGTCTTGGAGAGGTAGGTGTCGGCGAAGATGACGCGCGAGTAGGCCTCGTTGGCGCGGCCCAGGTACACCTGCCCGACGCCGTACACCTTGCCCTTGATGAAGACGAAGCCGCTGCCGTCCTCCTGCTTGCGGTTCTGCGCCGTGATGGAGCCCTTGATCTCCGTCCGCCGGTCAGGCTTCACGAAGATCTCCGGGCACTGCGCATTCGCGttcatcgatcgatcaccaTTCGAAGATGTGTTTTTGCATGTATGGGTGACTGGGTGATGTGTGCTAATTTGTGCTTTGTTATACTTGGAAGATGGACTGGCCGCCGCCGAAGATGAAGTCGATGTTGCCCTGGATGTAACAGCTCTCGTAGTagtggcggccggcgacgtcgaAGAGGGTGTGGTGGGGGCTGTAGAACGCGCAGTGGTAGAAGGCAATCTTGTCGCCGCCGACCATGGCGGCCACCGTGCGCACCTCCGGGACGTTGGGCagcccggcgcgcgcgctgtTCTGTGATCGATCGTTCCGTCGACGCACGCATGGATATACAAGGATCGTGTCAAGATTCAGAGACAGCGATATATGCACTGTGcacagagacagagagagaaacAGGGACGGACCCTGATGCTGAGGCCGAAGACGATGACGTTGTCCGCGTGCACGGTGAAGGCGGCAGACTCGGCGTTGTGGGAGGAAGCGGACTCGTGGTTGATTGAGGTCCGGCCCTTGCCGTTGCCCCTCACGAAGATGAACGGCTTGGTTTCCGGGATCATAACTTTCTCCCTGAACGCAGTCAATGCACGCATGCAAAAGATTCCTTACTACAATTTCTAGTGATCAAATTTGAACTTTGTATAGTATTTGTGTGGTGATATCCTTACACATGAATATATCttatcaaaaaaatttataattatttGGATGAATGCCAGAAAGctcgaggaaaaaaaaaacacagacaATCTCTGAGATAGACACGCATATATAGGTGCATGCAACCGTACACATGACGGTATCGGTACGAACCTGTAGATGCCGGAGCGGAGGTGGACGATGACCCACTCGGTGTTGCCGACGGGCACGGCGTCGATGGCGGACTGCACGGTCTTGAACTCGTCCTCGGGGCCGACGATCAGCGTGCGCTTGGCGTTGATCTTGGAGGTGAGCAGTGGGCCATTGACGATGTCGTTGCTCTTCTTGGCCGTCTTGGCGAGCGCGCGGCCGAGCGGCGACGAGAgcaccgccgcggcgacggcgaggagagggaggaggaggaggcgtggccGGGCCATCGCTACGCACCGCGGGTTTCTGCGATCGAAGATGGCTTAGCCACTGGTTTGGTTTCTCCTAGTGCAATGCAGGGGAGGGGTGCTCTTAACAGGGCGCGCGGTTTCTGGCCTCTCGCTGGCCCCGGCGCATGGGAGGGCCGGGAGGGAatggcggacgcgcgcgcgggcgcagTGATGTTTCGGTGTTTTTGGTTTGGCTTTGGTTGAAAAGCCGTTGAAACCAACGCGTCGGCTTTGGAGGTTGGGCATTAGCTggaggaataagtccactttgactccatTAAAAGTAAgccgaatctaatccatgaccctaaaccgcaaaaccggatatctcaacCCCGAACTAtcgaaaccggtgcaatttgactcccatggtggttttggagggcggttttggtgacgtggcgctgacgtggcggtgttgTCATTCATACATaaaaaatgtggggcccactgacatgtgggacccgttcttcttcctcccctcttcctcccgggggggctaatgggcgatcgatcgatcagcgaTCGGATCcggccccccctccccctatacttctccctcttctcccctttcctcctccccttctcctctttctactacagtagaccacacaaaattttttaaaaaataaaagttagaaaaatttatgtatggaaatactatatataaaaaatttgaattcaaattcaaatttgaatcgagtatgtaaacttttgacttataaactttgggtctataaactttagatgtatagaaatactatatatagaaaatatttgaattcaaatttaaatttgaatcgggtatataaactttagatctataaactttaggtctataaactttagatgtatagaaatactatatatgaaaaatatttgaattcaaattcaaatttgaataggatatttgaattcaaattcaaatttgaaacggatatttgaattcaaattcaaatttgaaacgggtatgtaaacttttgacttataaactttaggtctataaactttaggtgtataaactttagatgtatagaaatactatatatataaaaaatatttaaattcaaattcaaatttgaatcggatatataaacttttgacttataaattttggtctctaaactttagatgtgtaaactttaggtgtataaatttatgaaaataggaaagtaatacggtgccaaaaaaaggaaaccaggtggagaggtggagggagggagagggggggggggtggaaaCTGATC
Coding sequences:
- the LOC4332625 gene encoding probable pectinesterase 67; amino-acid sequence: MARPRLLLLPLLAVAAAVLSSPLGRALAKTAKKSNDIVNGPLLTSKINAKRTLIVGPEDEFKTVQSAIDAVPVGNTEWVIVHLRSGIYREKVMIPETKPFIFVRGNGKGRTSINHESASSHNAESAAFTVHADNVIVFGLSIRNSARAGLPNVPEVRTVAAMVGGDKIAFYHCAFYSPHHTLFDVAGRHYYESCYIQGNIDFIFGGGQSIFQCPEIFVKPDRRTEIKGSITAQNRKQEDGSGFVFIKGKVYGVGQVYLGRANEAYSRVIFADTYLSKTINPAGWTSYGYTGSTDHVMLGEFNCTGPGSEATKREPWSRQLTQEEADKFINIDFINGKEWLPAYYY